One Ornithorhynchus anatinus isolate Pmale09 chromosome 2, mOrnAna1.pri.v4, whole genome shotgun sequence DNA segment encodes these proteins:
- the ATXN2L gene encoding ataxin-2-like protein isoform X2, with the protein MLKPQPPPPQPQPPPPQQPPPPPAPQPAATRRPAGGASPPNGSPGTPPASAAPGPPTAASPGLGPPAAGSGARRGGEGVLPPQQQHQERPGGAATGSTRGQSTGKGPPQSPAFEGVYNNSRMLHFLTAVVGSTCDVKVKNGTTYEGIFKTLSSKFDLAVDAVHRKAPEPAGGPRREDIVDTMVFKPSDVMLVHFRNVDFNYATKDKFTDSAIAMNSKVNGEHKEKVLQRWEGGDGNSDDYDLESDMSNGWDPNEMFKFNEENYGVKTTYDSSLSSYTVPLEKDNSEEFRQRELRAAQLAREIEASPQYRLRIAMENDDGRTEEEKHSSVQRQGSGRDSPSLVSREGKYIPLPQRVREGGPRGGVRCSSSRGSRPGIGSLPPRGGPHHPDSSGSSPGSEPRGINGGPSRMSPKAQRPLRGAKTMSSPSSRPLGETSAPPPAGRMYPPRSPKSAAPAPASASCPEPPVGSAVPTSTAPLPPASDPGVGPMPPSSPKVTAHADGKEAPPKEPGRTLEPPELARVPGKSPGLQNEQKRFQLEELRKFGAQFKLQPSSSPEAGSDPFSARGSKEGGVEPKGKEKEVEGLLVSEVLVPAVPSKAEPPADKEEKQLPLSLPGGAEGPDQQPQPPRQSQTGSPTGGIGKGDDKEEGPVTDQVKKSTLNPNAKEFNPSKPLLSVNKSTSTPTSPGPRTHSTPSIPVLTPGQSGMYSPQYISYIPQIHMGPAVQAPQMYPYPVSNSVPGQQGKYRGAKGSMPPQRSDQHQPASAPPIMQAAAAAGPPLVAATPYSSYISYNPQQFPGQPAMMQPMAHYPSQPVFAPMLQSNPRMLTSGSHPQAIVSSSTPQYPPAEQPTPQTLYATVHQSYPHHATQLHAHQPQPATTPTGSQPQSQHAAPSPVQHQAGQPPHLGSGQPQQNLYHPGALTGTPPSLPPGPSAQSPQSSFPQPAAVYAIHAHQQLPHGFTNMAHVTQFSLIPPSSSPFTPRETEDRPGYDLSPPGGRGGGGGGGGGGGGGGRGLPSWLLPQQLRPVLQPPPPVPGAGELLPSTLNWGDREVGPGFRGGGGAPSGPPSPLIPLPLPLPSSLETENLLFSIIYNLALGPPHP; encoded by the exons ATGTTGAagccgcagccgccgccgcctcagccccagccgccgccgccgcagcagccgccgccgccgcccgccccgcagcCGGCCGCGACCCGCCGGCCCGCCGGAGGGGCCAGCCCCCCCAACGGAAGCCCCGGGACCCCTCCGGCCTCcgcggcccccgggccgcccaCCGCCGCCTCCCCGGGGCTGGGGCCTCCCGCCGCCGGCAGCGGCGCCCGCCGGGGAGGCGAGGGGGTCCtgccgccgcagcagcagcatcaggagAGGCCCGGGGGAGCCGCCACCGGCAGCACCAG gggacagagcacggggaAGGGACCCCCGCAGTCACCG GCTTTCGAGGGGGTCTACAACAACTCCAGGATGCTGCACTTCCTCACCGCCGTTGTG GGTTCCACATGTGATGTGAAAGTGAAAAACGGCACCACTTACGAAGGCATCTTCAAAACCCTGAGCTCTAAG TTTGATCTGGCAGTGGACGCGGTGCACAGGAAGGCCCCGGAGCCGGCAGGCGGACCCCGACGGGAGGACATCGTGGACACGATGGTGTTCAAGCCGAGCGACGTGATGTTGGTGCATTTCCGCAACGTTGACTTCAACTACGCCACTAAGG ACAAGTTCACAGACTCAGCCATCGCGATGAACTCGAAGGTGAACGGGGAGCACAAGGAGAAAGTGCTGCagcgctgggaggggggcgaCGGCAACAGCGACGACTACGACCTTGAATCTGACATG TCTAACGGCTGGGACCCCAACGAAATGTTCAAATTCAACGAGGAGAACTACGGAGTGAAGACGACGTACGACAGCAGCCTCTCCTCCTACAC GGTGCCCTTGGAGAAGGACAACTCTGAGGAGTTCCGGCAGCGGGAGCTCCGGGCCGCCCAGCTGGCCCGCGAGATCGAGGCCAGCCCCCAGTACCGCTTGCGCATTGCCATGGAGAATGACGACGGGCGCACCGAGGAGGAGAAACACAGCTCCGTACAGCGACAGGGCTCCGGCCGGGACAGCCCCAGCCTCGTGTCCAG agaggggaagtacaTCCCCCTGCCCCAGAGAGTGCGGGAGGGTGGCCCCCGTGGCGGGGTGCGCTGCAGCAGCTCCCGGGGCAGTCGGCCCGGCATCGGCTCCTTGCCCCCCCGGGGGGGCCCTCATCACCCTGACAGCAGCGGTTCCAGCCCTGGTTCTGAGCCCCGAGGCATCAACGGAG GCCCTTCCCGCATGTCTCCCAAGGCTCAGCGGCCCCTGAGGGGCGCCAAGACCATGTCTTCCCCAAGCAGCCGGCCCCTTGGAGAAACTTCCGCTCCGCCTCCTGCGG gccGGATGTATCCCCCGCGCTCCCCTAagtcggccgccccggccccggcctcggcctcctGCCCCGAGCCGCCCGTAGGCTCTGCGGTGCCGACCTCCAcggcccccctccctccggcctcggATCCTGGAGTTGGCCCCATGCCCCCATCCTCCCCGAAGGTCACCGCGCACGCTGACg GGAAGGAGGCCCCCCCCAAAGAGCCTGGGAGAACATTGGAGCCCCCCGAGCTGGCCCGGGTCCCTGGGAAAT CCCCTGGCCTTCAGAACGAACAGAAACGATTCCAgctggaggagctgaggaaatttGGGGCCCAGTTTAAG cTCCAGCCCAGCAGCTCCCCCGAAGCCGGCTCGGACCCCTTCTCTGCCCGGGGCTCTAAGGAGGGCGGAGTGGAGcctaaagggaaggagaaggaagtggaggggCTCCTGGTGTCCGAGGTCCTGGTCCCCGCGGTCCCCTCCAAGGCCGAACCCCCTGCCgacaaagaggagaagcagctgcccctgtccctgcccggcggggccgaggggccggatCAGCAGCCTCAGCCTCCCCGGCAGAGCCAGACGGGCAGCCCCACTGGAGGCATTGGCAAGGGAGACGACAAGGAGGAGGGCCCCGTCACCGA TCAGGTGAAGAAGTCGACGCTGAACCCTAACGCCAAGGAATTCAATCCCTCGAAGCCTCTGCTGTCAGTg AACAAGTCAACCAGCACCCCAACTTCCCCAGGTCCCCGGACGCACTCAACTCCCTCGATCCCAGTGTTGACGCCGGGCCAGAGTGGGATGTACAGTCCGCAGTACATCTCCTATATACCTCAGATCCACATGGGTCCGGCTGTGCAG gctcctcaGATGTACCCGTATCCCGTGTCCAACTCGGTGCCCGGGCAGCAGGGCAAGTATCGGGGAGCTAAAG GTTCCATGCCCCCGCAGCGCTCGGACCAGCACCAGCCGGCCTCCGCTCCTCCCATCATGCAGGCGGCGGCCGCCGCGGGGCCCCCGTTGGTGGCGGCCACGCCGTACTCTTCCTACATCTCTTACAACCCCCAGCAGTTCCCCGGCCAGCCGGCCATGATGCAGCCCATGGCCCACTACCCGTCTCAG CCCGTGTTTGCCCCGATGCTCCAGAGCAACCCGCGGATGCTGACGTCGGGCAGCCACCCGCAGGCCATCGTCTCCTCCTCCACGCCCCAGTACCCGCCGGCCGAGCAGCCCACCCCGCAGACGCTCTACG CCACCGTTCACCAGTCCTACCCTCACCATGCCACGCAACTCCACGCCCACCAGCCCCAGCCAGCCACCACCCCCACCGGGAGCCAGCCGCAGTCCCAGCATgcggcccccagccccgtccAG CACCAAGCTGGGCAACCCCCACACCTGGGTAGCGGGCAGCCTCAGCAGAACCTCTACCACCCCGGAGCCCTGACGGGCACAccgccttccctgccccccgGGCCCTCCGCCCAGTCTCCCCAGAGCAGCTTTCCCCAACCGGCTGCCGTCTACGCCATCCACGCTCACCAGCAGCTGCCCCATGGCTTCACCAACATGGCCCACGTCACCCAG TTCAGTCTCATCCCTCCCAGCAGCTCCCCTTTCACCCCCCGGGAAACTGAAGACCGTCCTGGCTATGACCTGAGCCctcccggagggaggggaggaggaggaggaggaggaggaggaggaggaggaggagggaggggtctcCCCTCGTGGCTCCTCCCCCAGCAGCTCAGACCcgtcctccagcccccacctcctgTCCCGGGAGCTGGGGAACTCCTACCAAGCACCTTGAATTGGGGGGACCGTGAGGTGGGGCCAGGGTtcagagggggtggaggggccccgtctggcccgccctccccccttattccccttcccctgcccctcccatcctcGCTGGAGACAGAAAATCTTTTATTTTCTATTATTTATAACTTGGCCttgggccccccccacccctga
- the ATXN2L gene encoding ataxin-2-like protein isoform X10, which produces MLKPQPPPPQPQPPPPQQPPPPPAPQPAATRRPAGGASPPNGSPGTPPASAAPGPPTAASPGLGPPAAGSGARRGGEGVLPPQQQHQERPGGAATGSTRGQSTGKGPPQSPAFEGVYNNSRMLHFLTAVVGSTCDVKVKNGTTYEGIFKTLSSKFDLAVDAVHRKAPEPAGGPRREDIVDTMVFKPSDVMLVHFRNVDFNYATKDKFTDSAIAMNSKVNGEHKEKVLQRWEGGDGNSDDYDLESDMSNGWDPNEMFKFNEENYGVKTTYDSSLSSYTVPLEKDNSEEFRQRELRAAQLAREIEASPQYRLRIAMENDDGRTEEEKHSSVQRQGSGRDSPSLVSREGKYIPLPQRVREGGPRGGVRCSSSRGSRPGIGSLPPRGGPHHPDSSGSSPGSEPRGINGGPSRMSPKAQRPLRGAKTMSSPSSRPLGETSAPPPAGRMYPPRSPKSAAPAPASASCPEPPVGSAVPTSTAPLPPASDPGVGPMPPSSPKVTAHADAPGLQNEQKRFQLEELRKFGAQFKLQPSSSPEAGSDPFSARGSKEGGVEPKGKEKEVEGLLVSEVLVPAVPSKAEPPADKEEKQLPLSLPGGAEGPDQQPQPPRQSQTGSPTGGIGKGDDKEEGPVTDQVKKSTLNPNAKEFNPSKPLLSVNKSTSTPTSPGPRTHSTPSIPVLTPGQSGMYSPQYISYIPQIHMGPAVQAPQMYPYPVSNSVPGQQGKYRGAKGSMPPQRSDQHQPASAPPIMQAAAAAGPPLVAATPYSSYISYNPQQFPGQPAMMQPMAHYPSQPVFAPMLQSNPRMLTSGSHPQAIVSSSTPQYPPAEQPTPQTLYATVHQSYPHHATQLHAHQPQPATTPTGSQPQSQHAAPSPVQHQAGQPPHLGSGQPQQNLYHPGALTGTPPSLPPGPSAQSPQSSFPQPAAVYAIHAHQQLPHGFTNMAHVTQAHVQTGITAAPPPHPGAPHPPQVMLLHPPQSHGGPPQGGVPQSGVPTLSASTPSPYTYIGHHQVQSHPSQQLPFHPPGN; this is translated from the exons ATGTTGAagccgcagccgccgccgcctcagccccagccgccgccgccgcagcagccgccgccgccgcccgccccgcagcCGGCCGCGACCCGCCGGCCCGCCGGAGGGGCCAGCCCCCCCAACGGAAGCCCCGGGACCCCTCCGGCCTCcgcggcccccgggccgcccaCCGCCGCCTCCCCGGGGCTGGGGCCTCCCGCCGCCGGCAGCGGCGCCCGCCGGGGAGGCGAGGGGGTCCtgccgccgcagcagcagcatcaggagAGGCCCGGGGGAGCCGCCACCGGCAGCACCAG gggacagagcacggggaAGGGACCCCCGCAGTCACCG GCTTTCGAGGGGGTCTACAACAACTCCAGGATGCTGCACTTCCTCACCGCCGTTGTG GGTTCCACATGTGATGTGAAAGTGAAAAACGGCACCACTTACGAAGGCATCTTCAAAACCCTGAGCTCTAAG TTTGATCTGGCAGTGGACGCGGTGCACAGGAAGGCCCCGGAGCCGGCAGGCGGACCCCGACGGGAGGACATCGTGGACACGATGGTGTTCAAGCCGAGCGACGTGATGTTGGTGCATTTCCGCAACGTTGACTTCAACTACGCCACTAAGG ACAAGTTCACAGACTCAGCCATCGCGATGAACTCGAAGGTGAACGGGGAGCACAAGGAGAAAGTGCTGCagcgctgggaggggggcgaCGGCAACAGCGACGACTACGACCTTGAATCTGACATG TCTAACGGCTGGGACCCCAACGAAATGTTCAAATTCAACGAGGAGAACTACGGAGTGAAGACGACGTACGACAGCAGCCTCTCCTCCTACAC GGTGCCCTTGGAGAAGGACAACTCTGAGGAGTTCCGGCAGCGGGAGCTCCGGGCCGCCCAGCTGGCCCGCGAGATCGAGGCCAGCCCCCAGTACCGCTTGCGCATTGCCATGGAGAATGACGACGGGCGCACCGAGGAGGAGAAACACAGCTCCGTACAGCGACAGGGCTCCGGCCGGGACAGCCCCAGCCTCGTGTCCAG agaggggaagtacaTCCCCCTGCCCCAGAGAGTGCGGGAGGGTGGCCCCCGTGGCGGGGTGCGCTGCAGCAGCTCCCGGGGCAGTCGGCCCGGCATCGGCTCCTTGCCCCCCCGGGGGGGCCCTCATCACCCTGACAGCAGCGGTTCCAGCCCTGGTTCTGAGCCCCGAGGCATCAACGGAG GCCCTTCCCGCATGTCTCCCAAGGCTCAGCGGCCCCTGAGGGGCGCCAAGACCATGTCTTCCCCAAGCAGCCGGCCCCTTGGAGAAACTTCCGCTCCGCCTCCTGCGG gccGGATGTATCCCCCGCGCTCCCCTAagtcggccgccccggccccggcctcggcctcctGCCCCGAGCCGCCCGTAGGCTCTGCGGTGCCGACCTCCAcggcccccctccctccggcctcggATCCTGGAGTTGGCCCCATGCCCCCATCCTCCCCGAAGGTCACCGCGCACGCTGACg CCCCTGGCCTTCAGAACGAACAGAAACGATTCCAgctggaggagctgaggaaatttGGGGCCCAGTTTAAG cTCCAGCCCAGCAGCTCCCCCGAAGCCGGCTCGGACCCCTTCTCTGCCCGGGGCTCTAAGGAGGGCGGAGTGGAGcctaaagggaaggagaaggaagtggaggggCTCCTGGTGTCCGAGGTCCTGGTCCCCGCGGTCCCCTCCAAGGCCGAACCCCCTGCCgacaaagaggagaagcagctgcccctgtccctgcccggcggggccgaggggccggatCAGCAGCCTCAGCCTCCCCGGCAGAGCCAGACGGGCAGCCCCACTGGAGGCATTGGCAAGGGAGACGACAAGGAGGAGGGCCCCGTCACCGA TCAGGTGAAGAAGTCGACGCTGAACCCTAACGCCAAGGAATTCAATCCCTCGAAGCCTCTGCTGTCAGTg AACAAGTCAACCAGCACCCCAACTTCCCCAGGTCCCCGGACGCACTCAACTCCCTCGATCCCAGTGTTGACGCCGGGCCAGAGTGGGATGTACAGTCCGCAGTACATCTCCTATATACCTCAGATCCACATGGGTCCGGCTGTGCAG gctcctcaGATGTACCCGTATCCCGTGTCCAACTCGGTGCCCGGGCAGCAGGGCAAGTATCGGGGAGCTAAAG GTTCCATGCCCCCGCAGCGCTCGGACCAGCACCAGCCGGCCTCCGCTCCTCCCATCATGCAGGCGGCGGCCGCCGCGGGGCCCCCGTTGGTGGCGGCCACGCCGTACTCTTCCTACATCTCTTACAACCCCCAGCAGTTCCCCGGCCAGCCGGCCATGATGCAGCCCATGGCCCACTACCCGTCTCAG CCCGTGTTTGCCCCGATGCTCCAGAGCAACCCGCGGATGCTGACGTCGGGCAGCCACCCGCAGGCCATCGTCTCCTCCTCCACGCCCCAGTACCCGCCGGCCGAGCAGCCCACCCCGCAGACGCTCTACG CCACCGTTCACCAGTCCTACCCTCACCATGCCACGCAACTCCACGCCCACCAGCCCCAGCCAGCCACCACCCCCACCGGGAGCCAGCCGCAGTCCCAGCATgcggcccccagccccgtccAG CACCAAGCTGGGCAACCCCCACACCTGGGTAGCGGGCAGCCTCAGCAGAACCTCTACCACCCCGGAGCCCTGACGGGCACAccgccttccctgccccccgGGCCCTCCGCCCAGTCTCCCCAGAGCAGCTTTCCCCAACCGGCTGCCGTCTACGCCATCCACGCTCACCAGCAGCTGCCCCATGGCTTCACCAACATGGCCCACGTCACCCAG GCCCACGTCCAGACTGGAATCACAGCAGCCCCACCCCCTCATCCTGgggctccccacccaccccaggtgATGCTGCTGCATCCGCCCCAGAGCCATGGGGGGCCCCCTCAGGGGGGTGTACCTCAAAGCGGGGTGCCCACCCTGTCTGCCTCTACACCCTCACCCTACACCTACATTGGACACCACCAAG TTCAGTCTCATCCCTCCCAGCAGCTCCCCTTTCACCCCCCGGGAAACTGA
- the ATXN2L gene encoding ataxin-2-like protein isoform X1 — translation MLKPQPPPPQPQPPPPQQPPPPPAPQPAATRRPAGGASPPNGSPGTPPASAAPGPPTAASPGLGPPAAGSGARRGGEGVLPPQQQHQERPGGAATGSTRGQSTGKGPPQSPAFEGVYNNSRMLHFLTAVVGSTCDVKVKNGTTYEGIFKTLSSKFDLAVDAVHRKAPEPAGGPRREDIVDTMVFKPSDVMLVHFRNVDFNYATKDKFTDSAIAMNSKVNGEHKEKVLQRWEGGDGNSDDYDLESDMSNGWDPNEMFKFNEENYGVKTTYDSSLSSYTVPLEKDNSEEFRQRELRAAQLAREIEASPQYRLRIAMENDDGRTEEEKHSSVQRQGSGRDSPSLVSREGKYIPLPQRVREGGPRGGVRCSSSRGSRPGIGSLPPRGGPHHPDSSGSSPGSEPRGINGGPSRMSPKAQRPLRGAKTMSSPSSRPLGETSAPPPAGRMYPPRSPKSAAPAPASASCPEPPVGSAVPTSTAPLPPASDPGVGPMPPSSPKVTAHADGKEAPPKEPGRTLEPPELARVPGKSPGLQNEQKRFQLEELRKFGAQFKLQPSSSPEAGSDPFSARGSKEGGVEPKGKEKEVEGLLVSEVLVPAVPSKAEPPADKEEKQLPLSLPGGAEGPDQQPQPPRQSQTGSPTGGIGKGDDKEEGPVTDQVKKSTLNPNAKEFNPSKPLLSVNKSTSTPTSPGPRTHSTPSIPVLTPGQSGMYSPQYISYIPQIHMGPAVQAPQMYPYPVSNSVPGQQGKYRGAKGSMPPQRSDQHQPASAPPIMQAAAAAGPPLVAATPYSSYISYNPQQFPGQPAMMQPMAHYPSQVPVFAPMLQSNPRMLTSGSHPQAIVSSSTPQYPPAEQPTPQTLYATVHQSYPHHATQLHAHQPQPATTPTGSQPQSQHAAPSPVQHQAGQPPHLGSGQPQQNLYHPGALTGTPPSLPPGPSAQSPQSSFPQPAAVYAIHAHQQLPHGFTNMAHVTQFSLIPPSSSPFTPRETEDRPGYDLSPPGGRGGGGGGGGGGGGGGRGLPSWLLPQQLRPVLQPPPPVPGAGELLPSTLNWGDREVGPGFRGGGGAPSGPPSPLIPLPLPLPSSLETENLLFSIIYNLALGPPHP, via the exons ATGTTGAagccgcagccgccgccgcctcagccccagccgccgccgccgcagcagccgccgccgccgcccgccccgcagcCGGCCGCGACCCGCCGGCCCGCCGGAGGGGCCAGCCCCCCCAACGGAAGCCCCGGGACCCCTCCGGCCTCcgcggcccccgggccgcccaCCGCCGCCTCCCCGGGGCTGGGGCCTCCCGCCGCCGGCAGCGGCGCCCGCCGGGGAGGCGAGGGGGTCCtgccgccgcagcagcagcatcaggagAGGCCCGGGGGAGCCGCCACCGGCAGCACCAG gggacagagcacggggaAGGGACCCCCGCAGTCACCG GCTTTCGAGGGGGTCTACAACAACTCCAGGATGCTGCACTTCCTCACCGCCGTTGTG GGTTCCACATGTGATGTGAAAGTGAAAAACGGCACCACTTACGAAGGCATCTTCAAAACCCTGAGCTCTAAG TTTGATCTGGCAGTGGACGCGGTGCACAGGAAGGCCCCGGAGCCGGCAGGCGGACCCCGACGGGAGGACATCGTGGACACGATGGTGTTCAAGCCGAGCGACGTGATGTTGGTGCATTTCCGCAACGTTGACTTCAACTACGCCACTAAGG ACAAGTTCACAGACTCAGCCATCGCGATGAACTCGAAGGTGAACGGGGAGCACAAGGAGAAAGTGCTGCagcgctgggaggggggcgaCGGCAACAGCGACGACTACGACCTTGAATCTGACATG TCTAACGGCTGGGACCCCAACGAAATGTTCAAATTCAACGAGGAGAACTACGGAGTGAAGACGACGTACGACAGCAGCCTCTCCTCCTACAC GGTGCCCTTGGAGAAGGACAACTCTGAGGAGTTCCGGCAGCGGGAGCTCCGGGCCGCCCAGCTGGCCCGCGAGATCGAGGCCAGCCCCCAGTACCGCTTGCGCATTGCCATGGAGAATGACGACGGGCGCACCGAGGAGGAGAAACACAGCTCCGTACAGCGACAGGGCTCCGGCCGGGACAGCCCCAGCCTCGTGTCCAG agaggggaagtacaTCCCCCTGCCCCAGAGAGTGCGGGAGGGTGGCCCCCGTGGCGGGGTGCGCTGCAGCAGCTCCCGGGGCAGTCGGCCCGGCATCGGCTCCTTGCCCCCCCGGGGGGGCCCTCATCACCCTGACAGCAGCGGTTCCAGCCCTGGTTCTGAGCCCCGAGGCATCAACGGAG GCCCTTCCCGCATGTCTCCCAAGGCTCAGCGGCCCCTGAGGGGCGCCAAGACCATGTCTTCCCCAAGCAGCCGGCCCCTTGGAGAAACTTCCGCTCCGCCTCCTGCGG gccGGATGTATCCCCCGCGCTCCCCTAagtcggccgccccggccccggcctcggcctcctGCCCCGAGCCGCCCGTAGGCTCTGCGGTGCCGACCTCCAcggcccccctccctccggcctcggATCCTGGAGTTGGCCCCATGCCCCCATCCTCCCCGAAGGTCACCGCGCACGCTGACg GGAAGGAGGCCCCCCCCAAAGAGCCTGGGAGAACATTGGAGCCCCCCGAGCTGGCCCGGGTCCCTGGGAAAT CCCCTGGCCTTCAGAACGAACAGAAACGATTCCAgctggaggagctgaggaaatttGGGGCCCAGTTTAAG cTCCAGCCCAGCAGCTCCCCCGAAGCCGGCTCGGACCCCTTCTCTGCCCGGGGCTCTAAGGAGGGCGGAGTGGAGcctaaagggaaggagaaggaagtggaggggCTCCTGGTGTCCGAGGTCCTGGTCCCCGCGGTCCCCTCCAAGGCCGAACCCCCTGCCgacaaagaggagaagcagctgcccctgtccctgcccggcggggccgaggggccggatCAGCAGCCTCAGCCTCCCCGGCAGAGCCAGACGGGCAGCCCCACTGGAGGCATTGGCAAGGGAGACGACAAGGAGGAGGGCCCCGTCACCGA TCAGGTGAAGAAGTCGACGCTGAACCCTAACGCCAAGGAATTCAATCCCTCGAAGCCTCTGCTGTCAGTg AACAAGTCAACCAGCACCCCAACTTCCCCAGGTCCCCGGACGCACTCAACTCCCTCGATCCCAGTGTTGACGCCGGGCCAGAGTGGGATGTACAGTCCGCAGTACATCTCCTATATACCTCAGATCCACATGGGTCCGGCTGTGCAG gctcctcaGATGTACCCGTATCCCGTGTCCAACTCGGTGCCCGGGCAGCAGGGCAAGTATCGGGGAGCTAAAG GTTCCATGCCCCCGCAGCGCTCGGACCAGCACCAGCCGGCCTCCGCTCCTCCCATCATGCAGGCGGCGGCCGCCGCGGGGCCCCCGTTGGTGGCGGCCACGCCGTACTCTTCCTACATCTCTTACAACCCCCAGCAGTTCCCCGGCCAGCCGGCCATGATGCAGCCCATGGCCCACTACCCGTCTCAGGTA CCCGTGTTTGCCCCGATGCTCCAGAGCAACCCGCGGATGCTGACGTCGGGCAGCCACCCGCAGGCCATCGTCTCCTCCTCCACGCCCCAGTACCCGCCGGCCGAGCAGCCCACCCCGCAGACGCTCTACG CCACCGTTCACCAGTCCTACCCTCACCATGCCACGCAACTCCACGCCCACCAGCCCCAGCCAGCCACCACCCCCACCGGGAGCCAGCCGCAGTCCCAGCATgcggcccccagccccgtccAG CACCAAGCTGGGCAACCCCCACACCTGGGTAGCGGGCAGCCTCAGCAGAACCTCTACCACCCCGGAGCCCTGACGGGCACAccgccttccctgccccccgGGCCCTCCGCCCAGTCTCCCCAGAGCAGCTTTCCCCAACCGGCTGCCGTCTACGCCATCCACGCTCACCAGCAGCTGCCCCATGGCTTCACCAACATGGCCCACGTCACCCAG TTCAGTCTCATCCCTCCCAGCAGCTCCCCTTTCACCCCCCGGGAAACTGAAGACCGTCCTGGCTATGACCTGAGCCctcccggagggaggggaggaggaggaggaggaggaggaggaggaggaggaggagggaggggtctcCCCTCGTGGCTCCTCCCCCAGCAGCTCAGACCcgtcctccagcccccacctcctgTCCCGGGAGCTGGGGAACTCCTACCAAGCACCTTGAATTGGGGGGACCGTGAGGTGGGGCCAGGGTtcagagggggtggaggggccccgtctggcccgccctccccccttattccccttcccctgcccctcccatcctcGCTGGAGACAGAAAATCTTTTATTTTCTATTATTTATAACTTGGCCttgggccccccccacccctga